The following DNA comes from Anaerostipes rhamnosivorans.
ATTCAGGATCGCCATAATCTGATTTCTGTGGCTGACAAACTCCATGGAGACATGTTCGGAGTACCACGGGGCCAGATCTTTCAGATATTCACTGTAGCTGGTCAGCCAGTGGATGGCGGGAAAGTGCCGGGAGTAGGCCAGGCTTTTATCCAGACCCCAGAAACACCGCACAAACCGTTTTGTATTCTGTGTCACTGGCTCGGAGAAATCCCCTCCCTGAGGAGAAACGGCGCCGATAATAGATACGGAGCCCTCAGAGCCGTTGAGGTTTTTCATCATTCCTGCCCTCTCATAAAATGCAGACAGCCGGGATGCAAGATAAGCGGGGAATCCCTCCTCCGCAGGCATCTCCTCCAGACGGCCGGACAATTCTCTTAATGCCTCGGCCCAGCGGGATGTGGAATCTGCCATGATCGCCACGTCATACCCCATATCCCGGTAATATTCAGCCAGTGTAAGGCCGGTATAGATGCTGGCCTCCCTGGCTGCCACGGGCATGTTGGACGTGTTAGCGATCAAAACAGTGCGGTCCATTAAAGGATTCCCGGTTCTTGGATCCATCAGCTTGGAGAACTCATCCAGCACCTGGGTCATCTCGTTTCCCCGCTCTCCGCATCCGATATAGATAATGATATCCGCATCGGACCATTTGGCGATCTGATGCTGGGTCATGGTCTTTCCGGTACCAAAGCCTCCTGGAATACAGGCCGTGCCTCCCTTGGCAATGGGAAACATCGTATCCAGTATCCTCTGTCCGGTGATCAGAGGCTTGGAAGCCGGGAAACGGAAACTGACCGGCCTTGGAATCCTGATCGGCCACTGCTGGCACATAGAGAGGGGAATCACATCACCATTGTCCTGCCTGACCGTGACCAGCGTATCCTCAATGGTATAGCTGCCATCATCAACAGCGTGCTCCACGACCCCTTCAACTCCCGGAGGCACCATGCATCGGTGGGTGATGGCGGATGTCTCCGGCACTTCTGCGATCACATGCCCCGTCTTGACCTGGTCACCGGCTGACACTGTCACATGGGTCTTCCAGAGTCTTTGGCGGTCCAGGGAATCCACTTGGGTGCCCCTGCTGATATATTGGCCAGACTGGGCTGCGATCTGCTCCAAAGGTCGTTCGATCCCGTCAAAGATGTTATGAAGAATTCCGGGTGCCAACGTTACGGAAAGCGCATGTCCAGAGGTCTTCACCTGGTCCCCCGGGCGAATGCCTGTGGTATCCTCAAATACCTGGATCGTCGCCGCATCCCGGTCCAATGCGATCACCTCGCCCACCAGCTTCTCGTCTCCCACATAGACCATCTCTGACATCTTAAACCCGACGTCTCCCTTGACATAAATGACTGGCCCGTTGATTCCATAAATGCTGCCTGACTCAGACATGATCCTCACCTCCCAGGAATAGAAAATCCGCATACTCTTTTTCCAGCGCAGAACCAAAGGAACGGTCGATCAAAACGTTTCTTGAACGGATCACGGCCCGGATGCCTCCGACAAAGTCTTCTCTGCTGATCAGAAGAGAAGCTCCCGTCCGCTCTTCCACCTGAGCCTTTAACGCTTCGTCTGTAGGATTCAGATAAATGACGATCCCTTCTCCGCCTGCATACTTCATGGCCTCCGTGACCTTCCGGCACAGCAGGTCCGTGTATTTTGTACTTTTCATATAATCAGACAAGAGCCCCCGAACCTGGTCAAACAGCTTGCGCTTCAATTCCTTCTGGCGTTCATTTAATTGCCTCCGAAGCTTAAGCTGAAACTCAGACAGTTCCTTGTTCAGCTTAAGCTTTGTACGGCTTTTCTCAATCTCTACTTTGATTTCCGCCTGCATCCTGGCTTTTTCTTTGTGTTCTTCAAATCTGCGGGAGAGCAGGTCAGAATGTCCCTGGATCAGGGCATTTCCCTCTGCCCTCGCCTCCTTCATGGAAACCCTCTGCAGATTTTGAATCTTTTCTTCCAATGTCATTTCAGGTCACCTTCTTTATATCATCAGAGTTTCAGTCCAATGGCTTCATTTACATAGGATGTGATAAAGTTTTTCTTGCGTCCCGTGCCGTGGCGGTCCGGGATTTCCACGATCAGGGGCATCTTTCGGTTTAGCTTGATCTCATCGATCATATCGGGGAATTCCCTGCCAAACTTTTCTGTAAGCAGAACAATGCCGATGGTCTCATCTGTCATGACCCTTTTTAATGCTTGGTAAAGTTCTTCTTTTTCGTGGACCACGATCCCGTCCACGCCGGCCAGACGCATTCCTGTACAAGTGTCTACATTATCACTGATTAAAAACATCTTCATAGCTCACAGCTTTCCCAGGATCATAAAGGCGATGACCAGCCCATATAGGCAGATGCCTTCAGCCAGCCCTGCAAAGATCAAAGATTTACCGAATATGCTGCTGTCCTCACTTATAGCGCCCAATGCCGCACTGGCTGCGCTGGCAACAGCGATCCCTCCGCCGATACCGGAAAGTCCCGTGGAAAGCGCTGCCGCCAGATAGCCGATGCCCGCGGAAGAATTCTGGGCAGCCTGTGCTGCCTGAACCCTGTCGGGATACAGCATGATGACCGCGGCGATGAGCAGCGTGCCGAAAAAAGCGAAAACATTGATGCCGAGAGCTTTTTTATATCTGGACTTCTTTCTCTTCCCCAGCAAAAAATAGCCAAACGGTATGATGACACTTAAGAGTAAAGCCGCAACCAGTACTAATTTTGTCAATGTATTCATAATGATGACCTCCTTTGATCTGTGATATCCTGTTTTTTTCTATGCCTGTACGGCTTGAACTCCTTTCCGCCCCCCTGATAAAAACGGCTGAATATTTCATAATACTCAAGCCTCAGTACCTGAATGCCTACGATCAGCCCCTCCATAAGGCAGACAAACAGATTGCCGAATACGATCACGGCCCAGTTGATATGTCCTGCCTCGGCTCCTGAGAGCATCATGACCACGCCCATCATTGCCCCGTGGCTGACAGCAAACGCGCCGATCCGTACGAAAGACAGTGTGTTGGAAAAATAGCTGAGCAGAGTCTCGAATAATTCAAAAAATGCCTGTACTAAAAACATAAGACGCCCTTCCTGCATCTCCGGCTTGTGCTTTTTCGCCAGGGCAGAAAGCGGTTCTTTTAACGCAATGAGCAGCAGCGGGATGCCGAACATGACAGTCAGTATGACGGCACCGGGCAGCCTGCGCCCTGTGGCAAACAAAAAGATCGCCAGAACGGCAGACCCATAAAATACCAGCCCTGCAGCTCCGCTGGCCCCGAACAAAGATTCTCCCAGATTTCCGGAACGTGCTGAAAACACGATGTGGAGGATCATGGTCAGAAGAATCAAAAACATTCCAAACACAATGGCTGCCACAAACACAGTATTCATTTTCCCGATGCCGGGAACATTCATCATGGCTTCCTGAGGTTTCAGCCATCTGGCCTGTATGACGTTTTCAAATCCAAAGAAACTGCCGTACATCCAGCCAAAAAAGGCAGAACAGGCGCCGGCCGCGGCAATGATCCCCGCCAGATCTATCTTTTTCATAAGGTAGAGCAGCAGACCGCCAGCAAATAGGCATAATCCCTGCCCCAGGTCACCGAACATGATACCAAAGATCAGTGGATATGTCATTGCAATAAAGATGGTCGGATCAATCTCATTGTGGGACGGCAGACCGTACATTTTCACAAACATCTCAAAGGGTTTTAAAACCTTGGGGTTGTCAAGCTTTGTGGGTGGCTCTCCAAAGTAGTCCTCGTGCTCATCCTCCACCATCAAAAACAGCCTGCGGTCATTTTTGATATCTTCTGAAAAGTTTTTTACATCTTCCTCAGACATCCACCCGCATATAATATAGAAGTTCTCGTGCTTATCCTCCACACAGGCCGCCATCTTTCTCACATCAAAATTAGCAGACAATGTGGCGATCAACTCTCTGGCGGCATAGATCTTACCGGCACTTTCGTTTAGAGCCGCAGCCATCTTTCCATTAAGCTTCTCCTTTTCTGCGGTGAGAATCTTGAGCTTCTTGTCCAGATCGACGAAGGCTTCCTCCGGGGTTCCAACAAATTCATCTGGAATAAAAATCCGTTCAAAGTGAAGAGACTTAAAAATGGCGTCAATTTGCTCAGACTTGGACCGGGAAGTAAAATACACCCCATATCCATAGCTGTTGTTCTGTACTCCCTCAACAAAAATTACGTCTGGATTCTGTCTGATGAATTCCAGCATCTTTTCAAAATACTCTAAGGGCACCCGTCCAAACCGGAACTTAACAAACTTGTAATGAAAGACTTCCCGCAGGACAAACTGCATGGGTCTGAACGGCTCGATCATCTTCATCCGTTCCGTCAGGTTCTTCTCCTCCAGTTCCAGAGCTTCCTTTTTTGCCTTAAAATCATTAAAAATCTTTCCTGCCTGGCTTATGGTCCTCAGGGCCTGGTCAGAAGTCAGCTCCGGAAGATAGTCCTCTTTTTTTTGGGTCAGAAGCCCGGCAAACCTGTCCGCCTCCTCCAGTGCCTTTTTATAAGGATTGGACTCCGTAAATGGCTGCAGGTTGTCAACCGTTTTTAATTCTGACAATGCATTCTCCAGCTGGATCTCATACTTTGACAGATAGTCGTTGGTGACCCGGTCGATATCGTGTTTTGGACCCGTAATCGTTATAAATTTCATTTTCACAATCATATGCCGATCACTCCTTTCACATAACCCGCCGCAGGTTCAGGGGGCAGGCCGTACCGGACACGTTCCATAATGGTGATCAGCCTCTGTATCTCTTCCTCTTTATAGAAAAGATACGCCGTGAGGCTTGCGATGGAATAGGGATCCCTCCTTCTCTCTGTCAAATAAAGACGGTGAAGGCATTCTCTATACATGTATTCGATGGAGTCTACTTCCTCCATGCGGTACCGTTTTCCATAGTACCCGCCAAACACCACTGCGCTGAACTCCTTGATCCCCGAAACTTCGGTCAGTTTCTTTAAATCTTCTGTGGGAATATGAAAATGGATCGGAATCAGCAGCGCATAAATATCCGCAGGCTGCATATCGTAATATTTTTTGGAGCGGTAGATCCACTGCAGATTTAACAGATCGATCTGTGTGCCCGCTTCTTTTGTAAAGATCTCAAGTTCTTTCTTTTTAAGGATCTTTTTCTTTTCTTTCCATACTGATGAAAAATAATATAGGTTTAGGGCCAGATCATAATCAAACAACTCCGAGGCCCCTGCCTCTACAAGTTTTGACAGAGGCGTACCATACTCTGTATCCCTGAGGGCTTCCACCAGCTCTCTGATATTCTCTGCCCTGATCAGGCGGTCAATGGAAATCTGGGAATATTGGTCAAAAAACTGCTTTTTATAATCCAGGTCAAAGGGTTTCTGATAATGATTAAAAATAATGCGGAAACAGTAATTGATCAACTCCACCTCGTACCGTTTCAGATACAACTTCAAAAATCTCCTCTGCTCCAGCCCCGAAAACCTATAAAGCTTGGTATAATCCTCATACAAGGGCTGTATCAGCACCTTTTCAATCTTCCCCCGATGAAGATCCGTATCATCCAGAACTGACAAGATATCCCGGTAGGCAGGAAATCCTTTCAGACGGCTGACTACCTCTGGGACACTTCCAAGCTCTGACAGCATTTTAAAATCTTCTTCCTTCAGCAGTTTTGCGCTCATAGCCCTTATCTTCGTGACCATGGCACTGTATTTTATCATGCTTCCCATAGGCTATACCTCGCTGATCCTTTTTACGATCTCCCTGGCATACTGGTCCCCTCTTCGTTCATACTCCGCCATAAGCCCCTGGATCTTTGCCTCCTGTTCCTTTCTTAAGCGGGCTTTTTCTTCTGACAGCTGTCTCTCCACCTCATCAGAGGTACCCGAAAGCCGCTGTTTTGTCTCCGCCTTTAATGCTTCATCAAACTGTTTTTGTTTCTGCCACATCTCCTGTTCCAGCTCTTTTTTCTGCTCGTCTGCATGTCTTATGATGGCGGCAGCGGCATTCTCAATCTCCGTCAGTTTTTTTACAATGGAATCCATCTTTACGCCCCCTTTTTGCAGTCCTTTTATTTCTCTCCATTATACACCTTCTATATAAAAAAAACATCTGAAAAGCTAAGGATATTTTTCCTGCTTTTCAGATGCGAAACTTAGTTTTAACTGGCACACTCTGTTTTTAATATGTGCAATAACTGCCGTTCGTCCGAAACCATAAAGTCCGGCTGCTTTCCCTTTTCCGGAAGCTCATCTCGTCTCCGGTTGAACCAGATATTGTTCCATCCGGCTTTTATGGCCCCGGAAATATCTGTGGCGTAAGTATCCCCGATAAACCACGTCTCTTTCCGGTCCAGCCCGAACCGTTTTTGGGCAAGTTCAAAAATCTCTGGATCCGGCTTACGTACCCCCTCGTCTCCTGAGACAATGATCCGATCTTTGGGAATCCACTTTTCCAGCCCAAGCTGTTTCACTTTGTTCCACTGAGGCCGTGAAAATCCGTTTGTGATCACTCCTATAAATATGTCTCTCTCACGGCAGAAGTCCAGTATTTCCCTGCTTTCCTCCGTAAGCCTGATCTTTGTCTGCTCAATACGGTAGACATCATGAAACTGCATCACTTCTGCCTGTGTAAGCTGGAGGCCATAAGACAGGAATGCCTTCCGGATTCGGTCCACCACCGGGATATCATGCTTTCTTCCGGCCAGGAATAACTCCATGGAAGATACGGGATACTTCTCTCTAAAAACTTGGTCACAGGCAGCACAAAACGGGATTGACACATCATAAAGAGTGTCATCCACATCGAACAAGATTGCCAACATCTTCTACCTCTCTTTTTATCTGGTCTATGTTTGCTTAACCCACTGGCCGTCCCCTTTTGGAACAAAACTTCCGTCGCCGATCCCAAGGGCGGACTTTGCCAGCATATCTGCCATATCGTTGTATTCGTCATTGGAATGTCCTTTGACCTTGACGAACCTCACTTGAAGCCGGTCTTTGATCCCGTCATAGAATCTTTTGTAGGCGGCTGTTCCTTCTTTTTTGGTCTTCCACTCACCGGTGCACCACTTTGCAATGCCTTCATAGTCGTAATAGACCGCCAGCTTCTCATAACCGCTGTCAGCGGCATATCTCATAGCCTTTTCAGCTCCCTTGATCTCCCCGGCCACGTTCCTCATTGAGGCCAGCGCCGGATCCGCATACTTCTCCGCAAAATACAGCTCCCCATCCTTCTCCTTCAGCACCATACCGTATGAGTATTCTTTCCTGCTATGGTCATAACTTCCATCTACATAAGCGGTCAGAGTATGCTCATCGATCTCCATGGCCTGTCCTAACGAAGAGTCAAGAAAGGCCTGCGCCTCCTCCATCGTCGGGAAACTCTTAAACTGGGCACATGCAAACCCGGAAGTCTGTGCCTGGCACTCCTTCCATGTACGGTAAATCCCAGGGGTCCGTCCTTGTTTTACTGCATAATATTTATTTGCCACGTTCTAGTCCTCCATTTTTTCTATCACTTTCATTATAACAGAAACAGGAGACATCTGAAAGTACAGATGCCCCCTGTCTGATTGTCGATATTTGATAATAAGAGATGAAGTTTTAGTTATTCGACAAATTTACAGAAAAACTGTATGTAGCGTTTGCCTTGGACAAGACCTTCTGCTTTACAGAGCAGTCATCGATCAGATAGGAGAACTCTTTCATCACATCCCATAGATCTCTGGCTTCCTGCCCGCTCAGCTCCGTTGTCCGATCGTTTAGTAACTTCCCAACGGCTGCCGCTGTCTTTTTTACGTTTTCTGTGCTAAAATCATTTCCAAGCAACTCTAAAAAAACTTCAGACATATATTTCATATTTGCTCCTTTTATCATCTAAAAAGTAACACAGCTCATACTCTTAGATTATAGCAAAATACTGAAAAAGTCTATTCTTTTCGACAGACATAAAAGGAAGGAATCCGTCTCTATTCGACAGATTCTCCCTTCATGCTTTTATTGAAAGTGTCCAACAAATCTGATAAAATCCGTTTTTGTTTCGGTGTCAGATTCTCCACCTTCAGGAGAAGTTTGCTTTCGCTTTCAATAATTTCCGGATCAAACTGATCTTTCAAAATTTCGTTTGGTGCCGTTTTCAACGCCCGGCATATTTTGACGAACAAAGGCAGACTTGGCAGCCTGATCCCTGATTCTATCTGCCTGATGTGCCCTGCATTGACATCACAAATTTCTGAAAGAGCTTCGGAAGTCAGCCCTCTCTCCTTCCGAATCTGGTTGATCCTCTTACCCAACAATCTGCGTTCCATATGTATGGTTCCAATCGGTCTTATTTTCTCTCTCTCAT
Coding sequences within:
- a CDS encoding V-type ATP synthase subunit A; the encoded protein is MSESGSIYGINGPVIYVKGDVGFKMSEMVYVGDEKLVGEVIALDRDAATIQVFEDTTGIRPGDQVKTSGHALSVTLAPGILHNIFDGIERPLEQIAAQSGQYISRGTQVDSLDRQRLWKTHVTVSAGDQVKTGHVIAEVPETSAITHRCMVPPGVEGVVEHAVDDGSYTIEDTLVTVRQDNGDVIPLSMCQQWPIRIPRPVSFRFPASKPLITGQRILDTMFPIAKGGTACIPGGFGTGKTMTQHQIAKWSDADIIIYIGCGERGNEMTQVLDEFSKLMDPRTGNPLMDRTVLIANTSNMPVAAREASIYTGLTLAEYYRDMGYDVAIMADSTSRWAEALRELSGRLEEMPAEEGFPAYLASRLSAFYERAGMMKNLNGSEGSVSIIGAVSPQGGDFSEPVTQNTKRFVRCFWGLDKSLAYSRHFPAIHWLTSYSEYLKDLAPWYSEHVSMEFVSHRNQIMAILNQESSLMEIVKLIGSDVLPDDQKLILEIARVIRLGFLQQNAFHRDDTCVPMEKQFEMMDVILYLYEKAKLLISMNMPMSVLKEETIFESVISIKYDVPNDKPEMFDEYRRAVDDFYRRVMERNA
- a CDS encoding V-type ATP synthase subunit E — encoded protein: MTLEEKIQNLQRVSMKEARAEGNALIQGHSDLLSRRFEEHKEKARMQAEIKVEIEKSRTKLKLNKELSEFQLKLRRQLNERQKELKRKLFDQVRGLLSDYMKSTKYTDLLCRKVTEAMKYAGGEGIVIYLNPTDEALKAQVEERTGASLLISREDFVGGIRAVIRSRNVLIDRSFGSALEKEYADFLFLGGEDHV
- a CDS encoding V-type ATP synthase subunit F — translated: MKMFLISDNVDTCTGMRLAGVDGIVVHEKEELYQALKRVMTDETIGIVLLTEKFGREFPDMIDEIKLNRKMPLIVEIPDRHGTGRKKNFITSYVNEAIGLKL
- a CDS encoding ATP synthase subunit C, whose product is MNTLTKLVLVAALLLSVIIPFGYFLLGKRKKSRYKKALGINVFAFFGTLLIAAVIMLYPDRVQAAQAAQNSSAGIGYLAAALSTGLSGIGGGIAVASAASAALGAISEDSSIFGKSLIFAGLAEGICLYGLVIAFMILGKL
- a CDS encoding V-type ATP synthase subunit I → MIVKMKFITITGPKHDIDRVTNDYLSKYEIQLENALSELKTVDNLQPFTESNPYKKALEEADRFAGLLTQKKEDYLPELTSDQALRTISQAGKIFNDFKAKKEALELEEKNLTERMKMIEPFRPMQFVLREVFHYKFVKFRFGRVPLEYFEKMLEFIRQNPDVIFVEGVQNNSYGYGVYFTSRSKSEQIDAIFKSLHFERIFIPDEFVGTPEEAFVDLDKKLKILTAEKEKLNGKMAAALNESAGKIYAARELIATLSANFDVRKMAACVEDKHENFYIICGWMSEEDVKNFSEDIKNDRRLFLMVEDEHEDYFGEPPTKLDNPKVLKPFEMFVKMYGLPSHNEIDPTIFIAMTYPLIFGIMFGDLGQGLCLFAGGLLLYLMKKIDLAGIIAAAGACSAFFGWMYGSFFGFENVIQARWLKPQEAMMNVPGIGKMNTVFVAAIVFGMFLILLTMILHIVFSARSGNLGESLFGASGAAGLVFYGSAVLAIFLFATGRRLPGAVILTVMFGIPLLLIALKEPLSALAKKHKPEMQEGRLMFLVQAFFELFETLLSYFSNTLSFVRIGAFAVSHGAMMGVVMMLSGAEAGHINWAVIVFGNLFVCLMEGLIVGIQVLRLEYYEIFSRFYQGGGKEFKPYRHRKKQDITDQRRSSL
- a CDS encoding V0D/AC39 family V-type ATPase subunit codes for the protein MGSMIKYSAMVTKIRAMSAKLLKEEDFKMLSELGSVPEVVSRLKGFPAYRDILSVLDDTDLHRGKIEKVLIQPLYEDYTKLYRFSGLEQRRFLKLYLKRYEVELINYCFRIIFNHYQKPFDLDYKKQFFDQYSQISIDRLIRAENIRELVEALRDTEYGTPLSKLVEAGASELFDYDLALNLYYFSSVWKEKKKILKKKELEIFTKEAGTQIDLLNLQWIYRSKKYYDMQPADIYALLIPIHFHIPTEDLKKLTEVSGIKEFSAVVFGGYYGKRYRMEEVDSIEYMYRECLHRLYLTERRRDPYSIASLTAYLFYKEEEIQRLITIMERVRYGLPPEPAAGYVKGVIGI
- a CDS encoding HAD family hydrolase, giving the protein MLAILFDVDDTLYDVSIPFCAACDQVFREKYPVSSMELFLAGRKHDIPVVDRIRKAFLSYGLQLTQAEVMQFHDVYRIEQTKIRLTEESREILDFCRERDIFIGVITNGFSRPQWNKVKQLGLEKWIPKDRIIVSGDEGVRKPDPEIFELAQKRFGLDRKETWFIGDTYATDISGAIKAGWNNIWFNRRRDELPEKGKQPDFMVSDERQLLHILKTECAS
- a CDS encoding ribonuclease H1 domain-containing protein produces the protein MANKYYAVKQGRTPGIYRTWKECQAQTSGFACAQFKSFPTMEEAQAFLDSSLGQAMEIDEHTLTAYVDGSYDHSRKEYSYGMVLKEKDGELYFAEKYADPALASMRNVAGEIKGAEKAMRYAADSGYEKLAVYYDYEGIAKWCTGEWKTKKEGTAAYKRFYDGIKDRLQVRFVKVKGHSNDEYNDMADMLAKSALGIGDGSFVPKGDGQWVKQT
- a CDS encoding helix-turn-helix domain-containing protein; amino-acid sequence: MERRLLGKRINQIRKERGLTSEALSEICDVNAGHIRQIESGIRLPSLPLFVKICRALKTAPNEILKDQFDPEIIESESKLLLKVENLTPKQKRILSDLLDTFNKSMKGESVE